The Candidatus Polarisedimenticolaceae bacterium genome has a window encoding:
- the mce gene encoding methylmalonyl-CoA epimerase → MKARVDHIGIAVKGLEERLAFWRDALGLAVSGVEEVATEKVRVAFLPAGAVRLELIEATSPDSPIAKFIEKRGEGLQQLALAVDDVQEILDRLKAKGVPLLDDAPRPGAEGTRVAFLHPKATGGVLVELVEHPHRSSAKVEPGAAVLAYLREPQEKLWGVLRSLDAAGAVLEALDLASFDDWCAQVERGDESVVGPSVVFVPMSRIEKIVLDRPSGNLPSLVQRFEARTGRDVASVLGS, encoded by the coding sequence TCGCCTTCTGGCGCGACGCGCTCGGTCTCGCCGTTTCCGGCGTCGAGGAGGTCGCGACGGAGAAGGTCCGCGTCGCCTTCCTCCCCGCGGGAGCGGTGCGCCTCGAGCTGATCGAGGCGACCTCCCCGGATTCGCCGATCGCGAAGTTCATCGAGAAACGGGGCGAGGGGCTCCAGCAGCTCGCCCTCGCGGTCGACGACGTCCAGGAGATCCTCGATCGCCTGAAGGCGAAGGGGGTCCCCCTCCTGGACGACGCGCCGCGTCCCGGTGCCGAGGGGACGCGGGTGGCGTTTCTCCACCCCAAGGCGACCGGGGGGGTCCTCGTCGAGCTGGTCGAGCACCCGCACCGATCCTCGGCGAAGGTCGAGCCCGGCGCGGCGGTCCTCGCTTACCTGCGCGAGCCGCAGGAGAAGTTGTGGGGAGTGCTGCGCTCCCTCGACGCCGCGGGGGCGGTCCTGGAGGCGCTGGACCTCGCGTCGTTCGACGACTGGTGCGCCCAGGTCGAGCGCGGCGACGAAAGCGTCGTCGGCCCCTCGGTCGTCTTCGTGCCGATGTCCCGGATCGAGAAGATCGTCCTCGACCGCCCGAGCGGGAACCTCCCCTCGCTCGTCCAGCGGTTCGAGGCCCGGACCGGGCGCGACGTCGCGAGCGTCCTCGGCTCTTAA
- a CDS encoding sensor domain-containing diguanylate cyclase → MTAAVVLAASLTPVLPRLVETLPALLEKGAVLAALVLAATATARLGGHRAGSRPIRVTAAFLLVAALHLPPAGAFLVLGAAALAARGGGLSGISGSGISQAAANFAALATLTVALRTFPPASAHLGLRGLIEVVAAFVLFQGTAIAARVLLALAAGNAREVLTRPALGRLAFEVLNPALAWLLLVQLELGTPLAFGALAGVIVLGGYALRALDRAFRELHAANQALAARVTELATLHAIGREILSSLEPDRVCRIIERECRKIFDVDFFFLALVDRDTNELRVLHRAERGQDSRVSVLPIGEGLASWIVRNKRGILVEDFTQPTPGLPFRPTVVEPGIRSALAVPLIVEDRVVGVLSIQSRRPHAYDDHLLSVLTTIAQQAAVALENARHYAMATVDSLTGLFLRDYFFRRLEEEYSRAARYGGSFAVLMLDLDAFKTINDRHGHLAGDRYLRALGQTIRTRLRGADLACRYGGDEFCLLLPETDLAGAQPIAERLRAAIGALSADIGGGTVRSTVSIGLAAYPDHDTGDLKALLLRADQALYQAKRSGRDRVVAFAA, encoded by the coding sequence GTGACCGCCGCAGTCGTCCTGGCGGCTTCGCTGACGCCCGTCCTCCCGCGCCTGGTCGAGACGCTGCCCGCGCTCCTGGAGAAGGGGGCGGTCCTGGCGGCGCTCGTGCTCGCGGCGACCGCCACCGCGCGCCTGGGCGGCCATCGTGCCGGCTCGCGGCCGATCCGGGTGACCGCGGCGTTCCTCCTCGTGGCGGCGCTGCACCTGCCGCCCGCCGGTGCCTTCCTCGTCCTCGGCGCCGCCGCGCTCGCGGCGCGCGGCGGCGGGCTCTCCGGGATCTCGGGGTCCGGGATCTCCCAGGCGGCGGCCAACTTCGCCGCGCTCGCCACGCTCACGGTCGCGCTGCGCACGTTCCCCCCGGCGAGCGCGCACCTGGGCCTGCGCGGGCTGATCGAGGTCGTGGCGGCCTTCGTCCTGTTCCAGGGGACGGCGATCGCGGCCCGGGTGCTCCTGGCGCTCGCCGCCGGAAACGCCCGCGAGGTGCTCACGCGTCCCGCGCTGGGGAGGCTCGCCTTCGAGGTCCTCAACCCCGCCCTCGCGTGGCTGCTCCTCGTGCAGCTCGAGCTCGGAACGCCCCTGGCCTTCGGCGCGCTCGCCGGCGTGATCGTCCTCGGCGGGTACGCGTTGCGCGCCCTCGACCGCGCCTTCCGCGAGCTGCATGCGGCGAACCAGGCCCTCGCCGCGCGGGTGACCGAGCTCGCGACCCTCCACGCGATCGGCCGCGAGATCCTCTCCTCCCTCGAGCCCGATCGCGTCTGCCGGATCATCGAGCGGGAGTGCCGCAAGATCTTCGACGTCGACTTCTTCTTCCTCGCGCTGGTCGATCGCGACACCAACGAGCTTCGCGTCCTCCACCGCGCCGAGCGGGGCCAGGACTCGCGGGTGTCGGTCCTTCCGATCGGCGAGGGGCTGGCCTCCTGGATCGTCCGCAACAAGCGCGGCATCCTCGTCGAGGACTTCACGCAGCCCACGCCCGGGCTCCCGTTCCGCCCGACGGTCGTCGAGCCCGGGATCCGATCCGCGCTCGCCGTCCCCCTCATCGTCGAGGACCGCGTCGTGGGAGTGTTGTCGATCCAGAGCCGCCGCCCGCACGCCTATGACGACCATCTCCTCTCGGTCCTCACGACGATCGCCCAGCAGGCCGCCGTCGCCCTCGAGAACGCGCGCCACTACGCGATGGCGACGGTGGACTCCCTCACCGGCCTGTTCCTGCGCGACTACTTCTTCCGCCGCCTCGAGGAGGAGTACTCCCGTGCCGCCCGTTACGGCGGATCGTTCGCGGTGCTGATGCTCGACCTCGACGCCTTCAAGACGATCAACGACCGCCACGGTCACCTCGCCGGCGATCGTTACCTGCGCGCGCTCGGGCAGACGATCCGCACGCGCCTGCGCGGCGCGGACCTCGCGTGCCGCTACGGCGGCGACGAGTTCTGCCTCCTGCTCCCCGAGACCGACCTCGCGGGCGCGCAGCCGATCGCCGAGCGTCTGCGGGCGGCGATCGGCGCCCTCAGCGCGGACATCGGCGGGGGGACGGTGCGCTCGACGGTGTCGATCGGGCTCGCGGCCTATCCGGACCACGACACGGGGGACCTCAAGGCCCTGCTGCTGCGCGCCGACCAGGCGCTCTACCAGGCCAAGCGCTCCGGCCGGGACCGCGTCGTCGCCTTCGCGGCGTAA
- a CDS encoding DUF255 domain-containing protein: MRPWTAATALALAAATVQAQTTPSEPPKLPPILQGVDLDKPAQVAFAEWPAAPYIERLYPTPWSPATFERARLFGQPIMLYLGVPWSAPARKMLRESFSDATVLRELNAKYITVVVSADRRPDVRERYQTGSWPVISLLLSNGMPMLTQNNPQKVALPINFGYTSPENTRLLLSEGRIYFEKWAGLLGGVADIYKDRLRVDPPEAAALEPSASDSLARWLVGNADARLGGFGAAPKYVLPWLAEYASLRDDRGRADLAPIARRTLVQLVASPMWDDAEGGVRRLAAAPDWGEIQREKMLTGNAELLRDLVFALRREPSPELRGAVEGIARFLTQRLARPSGGGFRNAAFPDENGTLQVDPLVLSGPNALAGAALLRAGALLGDPALEKAGREAVELVLAKAYAAGRGVGHVVEPNPEQHRFLVSQADCAFGLVDAYESTGDVRYLDAAASLAEFVTANMFQGSEVAARDFLPIEPTAGLLSSPRWPMPDNVLLARTMTRLAIHGRGDVWRPRASGLVGAFGRDPSAYYTRGIDVGVALEELGRDPLVVTIDGDPSDPATRALRRAALNLRPAWVVVRNGKPDAPPAASIARGSGQGRRVTDPAALARAAEESR, translated from the coding sequence ATGCGACCTTGGACGGCAGCAACCGCGCTGGCGCTCGCCGCCGCGACGGTGCAGGCGCAGACCACGCCATCCGAGCCCCCGAAGCTCCCGCCGATCCTGCAGGGCGTCGACCTCGACAAGCCTGCCCAGGTCGCCTTCGCGGAGTGGCCCGCGGCGCCGTACATCGAGCGCCTCTACCCCACGCCGTGGTCGCCGGCGACCTTCGAGCGGGCGCGGCTGTTCGGTCAGCCGATCATGCTGTACCTCGGAGTTCCGTGGAGCGCGCCCGCGCGCAAGATGCTCCGGGAGAGCTTCTCCGACGCGACGGTGCTGCGCGAGCTCAACGCCAAATACATCACCGTCGTCGTCTCGGCCGACCGCCGCCCCGACGTGAGGGAGCGTTACCAGACCGGCTCGTGGCCGGTGATCTCCCTCCTGCTCTCCAACGGCATGCCGATGCTCACGCAGAACAACCCGCAGAAGGTCGCATTGCCGATCAACTTCGGCTACACCTCCCCCGAGAACACGCGCCTGCTCCTCTCCGAGGGGCGCATCTACTTCGAGAAGTGGGCGGGGCTGCTCGGCGGCGTCGCGGACATCTACAAGGACCGTCTGCGGGTCGACCCCCCCGAGGCGGCCGCTCTGGAGCCGTCGGCGTCCGACTCGCTCGCGCGGTGGCTCGTCGGAAACGCCGACGCACGGCTCGGAGGTTTCGGAGCCGCGCCCAAATACGTCCTGCCGTGGCTCGCGGAATACGCCTCGCTCCGGGACGACCGCGGTCGCGCGGACCTCGCGCCGATCGCGCGGCGCACCCTGGTCCAGCTCGTCGCGTCCCCGATGTGGGACGACGCCGAGGGAGGCGTGCGTCGCCTCGCGGCCGCCCCCGACTGGGGAGAGATCCAGCGGGAGAAGATGCTGACGGGGAACGCGGAGCTGCTGCGCGACCTCGTCTTCGCGCTCCGCCGCGAGCCGTCCCCCGAGCTGCGCGGCGCGGTCGAGGGGATCGCCCGGTTCCTGACGCAGCGCCTGGCGCGTCCCTCCGGCGGCGGGTTCCGCAACGCGGCGTTCCCGGACGAGAACGGGACCCTCCAGGTCGATCCCCTGGTCCTTTCGGGCCCGAACGCGCTCGCCGGCGCGGCGCTGCTGCGCGCGGGGGCGCTGCTCGGCGACCCCGCGCTGGAGAAGGCGGGACGCGAGGCCGTCGAGCTGGTTCTCGCCAAGGCTTACGCCGCGGGACGGGGCGTGGGCCACGTGGTCGAGCCCAATCCCGAGCAGCACCGTTTCCTCGTGTCGCAGGCGGACTGCGCGTTCGGCCTCGTCGACGCGTACGAGTCCACCGGGGACGTCCGTTATCTCGACGCCGCGGCGAGCCTCGCGGAGTTCGTCACCGCGAACATGTTCCAGGGATCGGAGGTCGCCGCGCGCGACTTCCTGCCGATCGAGCCGACCGCGGGACTGCTGTCGAGCCCGCGGTGGCCGATGCCCGACAACGTCCTGCTCGCGCGGACGATGACGCGCCTGGCGATCCACGGGCGCGGCGACGTCTGGCGCCCGCGCGCCTCCGGGCTCGTGGGGGCGTTCGGGCGGGACCCGTCGGCGTATTACACCCGGGGGATCGACGTCGGAGTCGCCCTGGAGGAGCTCGGTCGCGATCCGCTCGTCGTGACGATCGACGGCGATCCCTCCGATCCGGCGACCCGCGCGCTCCGCCGCGCGGCGCTCAACCTCCGCCCCGCGTGGGTCGTCGTCCGGAACGGAAAGCCGGACGCGCCCCCCGCGGCGTCGATCGCCCGCGGGAGCGGGCAGGGGAGGCGCGTCACCGACCCCGCGGCCCTCGCTCGGGCGGCCGAGGAGAGCCGGTGA
- the mtnP gene encoding S-methyl-5'-thioadenosine phosphorylase gives MSGAPRAEVGILGGSGLYRMSGLEDPREVHLTTPFGDPSDALVVGSLEGRDVAFLARHGREHRILPGEINFRANLYALKMLGVTRILSASAVGSMREDVHPRDVLLPDQFIDRTRGRISTFFGDGVAAHVTFADPICEPTRRVLRDAARAAGATAHDGGTYLCMEGPAFSTRAESRLYRTWGVDVIGMTNLQEAKLAREAEICYATLALVTDYDCWHEEEEDVSVEALLGNLRANAEVAERTLRLAVAALPAERSCGCVDALRFALITPPAAIPAAARARLAAILDKYLGKE, from the coding sequence GTGAGCGGGGCGCCCCGGGCGGAGGTCGGGATCCTCGGGGGGAGCGGGCTGTACCGGATGTCGGGGCTCGAGGACCCCCGCGAGGTTCACCTCACGACGCCGTTCGGCGATCCGTCGGACGCCCTGGTGGTCGGGAGTCTGGAGGGACGCGACGTCGCCTTCCTGGCGCGGCACGGCCGCGAGCACCGCATCCTCCCCGGCGAGATCAACTTCCGGGCGAACCTCTACGCGCTGAAGATGCTCGGCGTGACGCGGATCCTCTCCGCGTCCGCCGTCGGCTCGATGCGCGAGGACGTCCATCCCCGCGACGTCCTGCTGCCCGATCAGTTCATCGACCGCACCCGCGGGAGGATCTCGACCTTCTTCGGGGACGGCGTCGCGGCCCACGTCACCTTCGCCGACCCGATCTGCGAGCCGACCCGCCGGGTGCTGCGCGACGCCGCGCGCGCCGCCGGGGCGACCGCGCACGACGGCGGCACCTACCTGTGCATGGAAGGGCCGGCCTTCTCCACCCGCGCGGAGTCGCGCCTGTATCGGACCTGGGGGGTGGACGTCATCGGGATGACGAACCTGCAGGAGGCCAAGCTCGCCCGGGAGGCGGAGATCTGCTACGCCACGCTGGCGCTCGTCACCGATTACGACTGCTGGCACGAGGAGGAGGAGGACGTCTCGGTCGAGGCGCTCCTCGGGAACCTGCGCGCCAACGCGGAGGTCGCGGAGCGGACCCTCCGCCTCGCGGTCGCCGCGCTCCCCGCGGAGCGGTCGTGCGGCTGCGTGGACGCGCTCCGGTTCGCGTTGATCACCCCCCCGGCGGCGATTCCGGCCGCGGCGCGCGCGCGTCTGGCCGCGATCCTCGACAAGTATCTCGGCAAGGAGTGA